The proteins below come from a single Papaver somniferum cultivar HN1 chromosome 11, ASM357369v1, whole genome shotgun sequence genomic window:
- the LOC113321019 gene encoding uncharacterized protein LOC113321019 isoform X2 yields MGESKRKMGFEPIMEEWVFRFDCSGNDKSAAYPSISFTNPKVRDTPLLMVQSVVPAYIPTFECADGQQIISIELPTGTSLYGTGEVSGQLERTGKRVFTWNTDAWGYGPGTTSLYQSHPWVLAVLPNGEALGVLADTTQRCEIDLRKESTIKIKALAHHPVITFGPLASPTAVLQTLSRAIGTVFMPPKWSLGYHQCRYSYLSDARVLEVARTFREKKIPCDVIWMDIDYMDGFRCFTFDKERFSQPKTLVNDLHNNGFKAIWMLDPGIKHEEGYFAYDSGSANDVWVQKADGQPFVGGVWPGPCVFPDYTQEKTRLWWGNLVKDFAANGVDGIWNDMNEPAVFDTVTKTMPESNIHRGDAEVGGHQNHLHYHNVYGMLMARSTFEGMKLANEKKRPFVLTRAGFIGSQRYAATWTGDNLSTWEHLHMSVTMVLQLGLSGQPLSGPDIGGFGGDATPKLFGRWMGVGAMFPFCRGHSEKGTVDHEPWSFGKECEEVCRLALLRRYRLIHHIYTLFYFSHTKGIPVATPIFFADPKDPKLRSIENSFLLGKLLVHASTFRDQGSDALPHVLPKGIWLSFDFDDSHPDLPTLYLQGGSIIPVGLPVQHVDEANATDDLSLIVALDQHGKAEGVLYEDEGDGYEFSEGGYLLTYYAAELQSSVVTVKVSKTEGSWTRPKRRLHVQLLLGRNAMVDAFGMDGEVLQIKMPSDVEISKLISTSQEQYKNRIECAEQIPDVEEVSESKGVELSKTPVELKSDDWALKILPWIGGRMISMQHLPSGTQWLHNMVEEVDGYEEYSAVEYRSAGCSEKYTVIE; encoded by the exons ATGGGTGAATCCAAAAGAAAAATGGGTTTTGAACCAATTATGGAGGAGTGGGTTTTTCGATTTGATTGTTCTGGAAATGATAAGAGTGCAGCATATCCAAGTATTTCATTTACTAATCCCAAAGTTAGAGACACGCCGCTGCTCATGGTTCAAAGTGTGGTGCCTGCATATATCCCCACTTTTGAATGTGCCGATGGCCAGCAAATTATTAGCATAGAG CTTCCAACGGGAACCTCTTTGTATGGAACCGGAGAAGTTAGTGGACAGCTTGAACGGACGGGAAAGAGA GTTTTTACTTGGAACACGGATGCATGGGGTTATGGTCCAGGAACAACATCCTTGTATCAGTCACATCCTTGGGTGCTAGCCGTTCTCCCGAATGGGGAGGCACTGGGAGTCCTTGCAGACACAACGCAACGTTGCGAG ATAGACTTGCGGAAGGAGTCGACAATAAAAATTAAAGCTCTAGCTCATCATCCTGTCATTACATTTGGTCCATTGGCCTCTCCAACTGCAGTCCTCCAAACGTTGTCTCGCGCCATTG GAACTGTATTTATGCCTCCAAAGTGGTCATTAGGATACCACCAATGTCGTTACAGCTACCTCTCAGATGCAAGGGTCCTTGAA GTCGCAAGAACATTCCGGGAGAAGAAAATACCTTGTGATGTCATATGGATGGACATTGATTACATGGACGGCTTTCGCTGTTTCACCTTTGACAAA GAGCGTTTCTCTCAACCGAAAACTCTGGTGAACGACCTTCATAATAATGGATTCAAAGCAATCTGGATGCTCGACCCAGGGATCAAACATGAAGAAGGTTATTTCGCTTATGACAGTGGctctgcaaatgatgtttgggTTCAGAAAGCAGACGGACAACCTTTTGTTG GGGGTGTGTGGCCCGGGCCATGCGTCTTTCCTGACTATACACAAGAGAAAACACGCTTGTGGTGGGGCAATTTAGTCAAAGACTTCGCTGCAAATGGTGTTGATGGAATATGGAACGACATGAATGAACCTGCTGTATTCGAT ACCGTTACAAAGACGATGCCTGAGAGCAACATCCACAGAGGAGATGCTGAAGTTGGTGGACATCAGAATCATTTGCATTATCACAAT GTTTATGGTATGCTGATGGCCAGATCAACATTCGAGGGAATGAAACTGGCTAATGAGAAAAAGCGTCCCTTCGTTCTTACTAGAGCTGGCTTTATAGGTAGCCAAAGGTATGCTGCAACTTGGACTGGGGATAACCTGTCCACTTGGGAGCACCTCCATATGAGTGTAACTATGGTACTTCAATTG GGTCTTAGTGGTCAGCCATTATCCGGTCCAGATATTGGTGGGTTTGGTGGGGATGCAACACCTAAGCTTTTTGGAAGATGGATGGGAGTGGGTGCGATGTTTCCTTTTTGCCGAGGTCATTCGGAAAAGGGCACTGTTGATCATGAGCCATGGTCTTTCGGGAAGGAG TGTGAAGAAGTATGTCGCTTGGCTCTGTTGAGGCGCTACCGCCTTATCCATCACATATACACACTTTTCTATTTTTCACATACAAAGGGTATTCCTGTTGCCACTCCAATCTTTTTTGCTG ATCCTAAAGATCCCAAATTAAGGAGCATTGAGAATTCGTTCCTGCTGGGGAAACTTCTAGTACATGCAAG CACTTTCCGTGATCAGGGCTCAGATGCGTTGCCTCATGTACTTCCTAAAGgcatttggttgagttttgattttgatgacTCTCATCCC GACTTGCCAACACTCTATTTGCAAGGTGGATCGATAATTCCCGTGGGTCTTCCTGTGCAACATGTTGATGAAGCAAATGCAACAGATGACTTGTCACTCATTGTGGCTTTAGATCAACATG GGAAAGCTGAAGGTGTGCTCTACGAGGACGAAGGTGATGGATATGAGTTCAGTGAAGGGGGATACTTGCTTACATATTATGCTGCAGAGCTTCAGTCCTCAGTTGTTACAGTAAAAGTTTCTAAAACTGAAGGGTCCTGGACTAGACCAAAGCGACGTTTGCATGTTCAATTGTTGCTCGGCCGAAATGCTATG gtTGATGCATTTGGAATGGATGGAGAAGTCCTGCAAATTAAAATGCCTTCAGATGTTGAGATTTCCAAATTAATATCCACTAGCCAGGAGCAATACAAGAATCGTATAG AATGCGCTGAGCAAATTCCCGACGTGGAGGAGGTTTCAGAGAGTAAAGGAGTAGAACTTTCTAAGACTCCTGTAGAACTCAAAAGCGATGATTGGGCTCTCAAAATACTGCCTTGGATTGGTGGTAGAATGATTTCTATGCAGCATCTTCCTTCAG GAACTCAGTGGCTCCATAACATGGTTGAAGAAGTGGACGGATACGAAGAATACAGTGCCGTCGAGTATCGATCTGCAGGGTGTTCTGAAAAATATACTGTCATTGAGTAA
- the LOC113321019 gene encoding uncharacterized protein LOC113321019 isoform X1, with protein sequence MGESKRKMGFEPIMEEWVFRFDCSGNDKSAAYPSISFTNPKVRDTPLLMVQSVVPAYIPTFECADGQQIISIELPTGTSLYGTGEVSGQLERTGKRVFTWNTDAWGYGPGTTSLYQSHPWVLAVLPNGEALGVLADTTQRCEIDLRKESTIKIKALAHHPVITFGPLASPTAVLQTLSRAIGTVFMPPKWSLGYHQCRYSYLSDARVLEVARTFREKKIPCDVIWMDIDYMDGFRCFTFDKERFSQPKTLVNDLHNNGFKAIWMLDPGIKHEEGYFAYDSGSANDVWVQKADGQPFVGGVWPGPCVFPDYTQEKTRLWWGNLVKDFAANGVDGIWNDMNEPAVFDTVTKTMPESNIHRGDAEVGGHQNHLHYHNVYGMLMARSTFEGMKLANEKKRPFVLTRAGFIGSQRYAATWTGDNLSTWEHLHMSVTMVLQLGLSGQPLSGPDIGGFGGDATPKLFGRWMGVGAMFPFCRGHSEKGTVDHEPWSFGKECEEVCRLALLRRYRLIHHIYTLFYFSHTKGIPVATPIFFADPKDPKLRSIENSFLLGKLLVHASTFRDQGSDALPHVLPKGIWLSFDFDDSHPDLPTLYLQGGSIIPVGLPVQHVDEANATDDLSLIVALDQHGKAEGVLYEDEGDGYEFSEGGYLLTYYAAELQSSVVTVKVSKTEGSWTRPKRRLHVQLLLGRNAMVDAFGMDGEVLQIKMPSDVEISKLISTSQEQYKNRIECAEQIPDVEEVSESKGVELSKTPVELKSDDWALKILPWIGGRMISMQHLPSGTQWLHNMVEEVDGYEEYSAVEYRSAGCSEKYTVIERTVGLAGEEEESRSLEGDIGGGLVLERQISIPKTDPKVIRIDSGIITRNIGAGSGGFSRMVCLRVHPVFTLLHPTEVYVSFVSINGSKHELWPGADEQFFEGDMRPNGEWILFDKHLGIGLVNRFNLGEVAKCMVHWGTGTVNLELWSEERPVSKESPLKIFHQYEVRTIS encoded by the exons ATGGGTGAATCCAAAAGAAAAATGGGTTTTGAACCAATTATGGAGGAGTGGGTTTTTCGATTTGATTGTTCTGGAAATGATAAGAGTGCAGCATATCCAAGTATTTCATTTACTAATCCCAAAGTTAGAGACACGCCGCTGCTCATGGTTCAAAGTGTGGTGCCTGCATATATCCCCACTTTTGAATGTGCCGATGGCCAGCAAATTATTAGCATAGAG CTTCCAACGGGAACCTCTTTGTATGGAACCGGAGAAGTTAGTGGACAGCTTGAACGGACGGGAAAGAGA GTTTTTACTTGGAACACGGATGCATGGGGTTATGGTCCAGGAACAACATCCTTGTATCAGTCACATCCTTGGGTGCTAGCCGTTCTCCCGAATGGGGAGGCACTGGGAGTCCTTGCAGACACAACGCAACGTTGCGAG ATAGACTTGCGGAAGGAGTCGACAATAAAAATTAAAGCTCTAGCTCATCATCCTGTCATTACATTTGGTCCATTGGCCTCTCCAACTGCAGTCCTCCAAACGTTGTCTCGCGCCATTG GAACTGTATTTATGCCTCCAAAGTGGTCATTAGGATACCACCAATGTCGTTACAGCTACCTCTCAGATGCAAGGGTCCTTGAA GTCGCAAGAACATTCCGGGAGAAGAAAATACCTTGTGATGTCATATGGATGGACATTGATTACATGGACGGCTTTCGCTGTTTCACCTTTGACAAA GAGCGTTTCTCTCAACCGAAAACTCTGGTGAACGACCTTCATAATAATGGATTCAAAGCAATCTGGATGCTCGACCCAGGGATCAAACATGAAGAAGGTTATTTCGCTTATGACAGTGGctctgcaaatgatgtttgggTTCAGAAAGCAGACGGACAACCTTTTGTTG GGGGTGTGTGGCCCGGGCCATGCGTCTTTCCTGACTATACACAAGAGAAAACACGCTTGTGGTGGGGCAATTTAGTCAAAGACTTCGCTGCAAATGGTGTTGATGGAATATGGAACGACATGAATGAACCTGCTGTATTCGAT ACCGTTACAAAGACGATGCCTGAGAGCAACATCCACAGAGGAGATGCTGAAGTTGGTGGACATCAGAATCATTTGCATTATCACAAT GTTTATGGTATGCTGATGGCCAGATCAACATTCGAGGGAATGAAACTGGCTAATGAGAAAAAGCGTCCCTTCGTTCTTACTAGAGCTGGCTTTATAGGTAGCCAAAGGTATGCTGCAACTTGGACTGGGGATAACCTGTCCACTTGGGAGCACCTCCATATGAGTGTAACTATGGTACTTCAATTG GGTCTTAGTGGTCAGCCATTATCCGGTCCAGATATTGGTGGGTTTGGTGGGGATGCAACACCTAAGCTTTTTGGAAGATGGATGGGAGTGGGTGCGATGTTTCCTTTTTGCCGAGGTCATTCGGAAAAGGGCACTGTTGATCATGAGCCATGGTCTTTCGGGAAGGAG TGTGAAGAAGTATGTCGCTTGGCTCTGTTGAGGCGCTACCGCCTTATCCATCACATATACACACTTTTCTATTTTTCACATACAAAGGGTATTCCTGTTGCCACTCCAATCTTTTTTGCTG ATCCTAAAGATCCCAAATTAAGGAGCATTGAGAATTCGTTCCTGCTGGGGAAACTTCTAGTACATGCAAG CACTTTCCGTGATCAGGGCTCAGATGCGTTGCCTCATGTACTTCCTAAAGgcatttggttgagttttgattttgatgacTCTCATCCC GACTTGCCAACACTCTATTTGCAAGGTGGATCGATAATTCCCGTGGGTCTTCCTGTGCAACATGTTGATGAAGCAAATGCAACAGATGACTTGTCACTCATTGTGGCTTTAGATCAACATG GGAAAGCTGAAGGTGTGCTCTACGAGGACGAAGGTGATGGATATGAGTTCAGTGAAGGGGGATACTTGCTTACATATTATGCTGCAGAGCTTCAGTCCTCAGTTGTTACAGTAAAAGTTTCTAAAACTGAAGGGTCCTGGACTAGACCAAAGCGACGTTTGCATGTTCAATTGTTGCTCGGCCGAAATGCTATG gtTGATGCATTTGGAATGGATGGAGAAGTCCTGCAAATTAAAATGCCTTCAGATGTTGAGATTTCCAAATTAATATCCACTAGCCAGGAGCAATACAAGAATCGTATAG AATGCGCTGAGCAAATTCCCGACGTGGAGGAGGTTTCAGAGAGTAAAGGAGTAGAACTTTCTAAGACTCCTGTAGAACTCAAAAGCGATGATTGGGCTCTCAAAATACTGCCTTGGATTGGTGGTAGAATGATTTCTATGCAGCATCTTCCTTCAG GAACTCAGTGGCTCCATAACATGGTTGAAGAAGTGGACGGATACGAAGAATACAGTGCCGTCGAGTATCGATCTGCAGGGTGTTCTGAAAAATATACTGTCATTGA AAGAACCGTTGGGCTGGCAGGGGAGGAGGAAGAGTCTCGTAGCTTAGAAGGAGATATTGGTGGTGGATTAGTTCTTGAGCGCCAGATATCCATTCCAAAAACTGATCCCAAGGTTATCCGAATCGACTCTGGTATTATTACTCGAAACATTGGTGCTGGCTCTGGTGGATTTTCAAG GATGGTCTGCTTGCGAGTGCACCCAGTCTTCACCCTTTTGCACCCAACAGAAGTTTATGTGTCATTTGTTTCTATCAATGGGTCTAAGCATGAATTATGGCCAGGAGCTGATGAGCAATTCTTTGAAGGAGACATGCGGCCTAACG GAGAATGGATATTATTCGACAAACATTTGGGGATTGGTTTAGTGAACCGATTCAACCTGGGCGAGGTTGCAAAGTGTATGGTGCATTGGGGAACAGGAACAGTTAACTTGGAGCTATGGTCCGAAGAAAGGCCAGTTTCAAAGGAATCACCACTGAAAATCTTCCATCAATATGAGGTGAGAACAATCTCATAG